In one window of Arthrobacter pascens DNA:
- a CDS encoding nuclear transport factor 2 family protein, whose translation MDASGLDLLPAGPVQRMVAAANRHDLEGMVAEFADDYENTTPVHPARSFKGSAQVRKNWATIFAGLPDLSLTVHDATTGPGNKVWMEWSNRGTRPDGSVTSSAGVAILTVRDDRIAAAHFYLEPVDHEPVDVDAAVSMVVHGTDSRGGGS comes from the coding sequence ATGGACGCTTCAGGGCTGGATCTCCTTCCCGCCGGACCCGTGCAGCGCATGGTGGCTGCCGCGAACCGCCACGACCTTGAGGGAATGGTGGCCGAGTTCGCCGACGACTACGAGAACACCACCCCCGTCCACCCGGCGCGCAGCTTCAAGGGCTCAGCCCAGGTGCGGAAGAACTGGGCCACGATCTTTGCCGGGTTGCCGGACCTGAGCCTCACCGTGCATGATGCGACGACGGGCCCCGGCAACAAGGTCTGGATGGAATGGAGCAACCGGGGGACCCGGCCGGACGGATCGGTGACGTCGTCGGCGGGGGTCGCCATACTCACCGTCCGCGACGACAGGATCGCCGCGGCGCACTTCTACCTTGAGCCGGTCGACCACGAGCCCGTGGATGTGGACGCCGCGGTCAGCATGGTGGTTCACGGGACTGACTCGCGCGGTGGCGGGTCATGA